The following are encoded together in the Bradyrhizobium sp. CCGUVB1N3 genome:
- a CDS encoding PAS domain S-box protein, which translates to MSAPAADDKDLRSVPGQNTRGHSGIPMTLATRLAIAMILLVAVTVAAVGWLGYRNLTQAVIPRVLERVEAQSHLLATNLESYVAGARGDLLGYRSAAGINGLIRAHIGGGIDALDGVSEQTWRERIATRLAAEIEAKPSYAQFRVIGVDDDQRELVRVDRSGPNGAARIVPNSELEHKSERIYFQETIRLAPGEIYVSPIDLATRQGGTTASHMPTLRVAAPLFTPDGKPFGIIIANIDMHPALERIRSASGSGGQIYVVNSRGDYLVHPNRTREFGSLHGRPDNWRNDFPYFTALIGTTEGSTQLLTDRSGRPSGAALAPALLAGKEWVAIIETIPPSVFSRVPAAIQKTSLLVGVLAVLAAASLAVLVARSLTRPIGRLTTAVEAIGSGRPADIPVDAPGETGALARAFARMVAEVQAKTAALEREVREHRRTEAARSHHAEREQLFSAAVESSDDAIVMQSLDAIITGWNPAAERLYGYSADEAIGKHTSIIVPPDRREQGKDYLGRIARGEPIERFETVRVRKDGSPVEIALSLSPIKGPDGAIIGASGSARDITEARRTERALQQQREERRLIFDASQDLIMIMDARGYVAQISPSSETILGFQPQEMVGRSGADFIHPDHLERSREDMRALRRGDRPKLADSRCLHKDGHEVWLSWLGTWSAEMKRFYFVGRDMTEARLAQESLRESEQLARNIIETSLDAFVQTDENGTILAWNSQAERLFGWRRDQALGKNNIDLIVAESERETIRGGLQGFVSSRDGRLLERRREMIVRRRDGKEFTAELSVTALNRREGLLFNVFYRDLTDKIAADERIRHAEKMEAVGQLTGGVAHDFNNILTVITGTIEILADAVEKEPQLAAITRMIDEAAARGAELTQHLLAFARKQPLQPREIDVNSLIVDTAKLLRPTLGEQIQIESVFETESCVAIVDPNQLTTALLNLALNARDAMPNGGKLILETGAAYLDEAYANINDIRPGHYVLIAVSDTGAGIPAKLLDRVFDPFFTSKGPGKGTGLGLSMVYGFIKQSAGHVRIYSEEGHGTTIKMYLPPGMTATASGEGVTPAAIEGGDETILVVEDDRLVRDYVLAQLHSLGYATLEAANAAEALAIVAAGKPFDLLFTDVIMPGKMNGRQLADEILKTRPDLKVVYTSGYTENAIIHHGRLDSGVRLLAKPYRKSDLARILRKALEG; encoded by the coding sequence ATGTCAGCACCGGCCGCCGATGACAAAGACCTCCGTTCTGTTCCGGGCCAGAACACGCGCGGCCATTCGGGAATCCCCATGACGCTCGCAACGCGGCTGGCCATCGCGATGATCCTGCTGGTGGCGGTTACCGTGGCCGCAGTCGGCTGGCTCGGCTATCGCAACCTCACGCAGGCGGTCATTCCACGGGTCCTGGAACGCGTCGAAGCCCAGTCACACCTGCTGGCTACCAATCTCGAATCCTACGTTGCGGGCGCTCGCGGCGATCTCCTCGGCTATCGCTCCGCCGCGGGCATCAATGGCCTGATCCGCGCCCATATCGGCGGCGGCATTGACGCTCTTGACGGCGTTTCGGAGCAGACCTGGCGCGAGCGCATCGCAACGCGCCTCGCGGCCGAGATCGAGGCCAAACCCAGCTATGCGCAATTTCGAGTCATCGGTGTCGACGACGACCAGCGCGAGCTGGTCCGCGTCGACCGATCCGGCCCGAATGGAGCAGCCCGGATCGTTCCCAACAGCGAACTGGAGCACAAGAGCGAGCGAATCTACTTTCAGGAAACGATTCGCCTGGCGCCCGGCGAGATTTATGTGTCGCCGATCGATCTCGCGACCCGCCAGGGGGGGACCACGGCCTCTCACATGCCGACTTTGCGGGTTGCAGCGCCGCTGTTCACACCGGACGGCAAGCCGTTCGGCATCATCATCGCCAATATCGACATGCATCCGGCTCTCGAGCGCATTCGCTCGGCTTCCGGCTCGGGAGGGCAGATCTACGTCGTGAATTCGCGCGGCGACTATCTCGTCCATCCCAATCGCACACGAGAATTCGGCTCACTGCATGGCCGGCCCGACAACTGGCGCAATGACTTTCCATATTTTACGGCCCTGATCGGAACGACGGAAGGATCCACGCAGCTCCTGACCGACAGGTCAGGCCGGCCAAGCGGCGCGGCGCTCGCGCCGGCGCTGCTTGCGGGCAAGGAGTGGGTCGCAATCATCGAGACCATTCCCCCGTCCGTATTCAGCCGCGTGCCGGCGGCCATTCAAAAAACATCCTTGCTGGTCGGCGTGCTTGCGGTCCTCGCCGCGGCTTCGCTTGCGGTGCTCGTGGCCCGCTCATTGACTCGTCCGATCGGGCGTCTGACGACGGCGGTGGAGGCAATCGGCAGCGGGCGGCCGGCGGACATCCCTGTCGATGCGCCGGGCGAGACCGGCGCACTGGCACGGGCTTTCGCGCGCATGGTCGCGGAGGTGCAGGCCAAGACCGCGGCTCTCGAACGCGAGGTTCGCGAGCACCGCCGTACCGAAGCCGCACGAAGCCATCATGCTGAGCGCGAGCAGCTCTTCAGCGCCGCCGTCGAGTCGTCCGACGATGCGATCGTCATGCAGTCGCTCGACGCCATCATCACCGGCTGGAATCCGGCGGCGGAACGGCTCTATGGCTATTCGGCGGACGAGGCGATCGGCAAGCATACCTCGATCATCGTGCCTCCGGACCGCCGCGAGCAGGGTAAGGATTATTTGGGACGGATCGCGCGCGGCGAGCCGATCGAACGCTTCGAGACGGTGCGCGTGCGCAAGGACGGCAGCCCCGTGGAGATCGCCCTCAGCCTGTCGCCGATCAAGGGTCCCGACGGCGCAATCATCGGCGCGTCCGGCTCGGCCCGCGATATCACCGAAGCCAGACGCACCGAGCGCGCGCTGCAACAGCAACGCGAGGAGCGCCGGCTGATCTTCGACGCCTCGCAGGACCTGATCATGATCATGGACGCGAGGGGATATGTCGCCCAGATCAGCCCGAGCTCGGAAACCATCCTCGGCTTTCAGCCGCAGGAGATGGTCGGCCGCAGCGGCGCCGACTTCATCCATCCCGATCATCTGGAGCGGTCACGCGAGGACATGCGGGCCTTGCGGCGCGGCGATCGGCCCAAGCTCGCCGACAGCCGCTGCCTCCACAAGGACGGGCACGAGGTCTGGCTCTCCTGGCTCGGGACGTGGTCTGCCGAGATGAAGCGTTTCTACTTCGTCGGTCGCGACATGACCGAAGCCCGGCTTGCACAGGAATCGCTGCGGGAAAGCGAGCAGCTCGCCCGCAACATCATCGAGACATCGCTCGACGCGTTCGTTCAGACCGACGAGAACGGCACCATCCTAGCCTGGAACTCGCAGGCTGAAAGGCTGTTCGGCTGGCGGCGCGACCAGGCGCTGGGCAAGAACAACATCGACCTGATCGTCGCCGAGAGCGAACGCGAAACGATCAGGGGCGGCCTGCAAGGCTTCGTGAGCTCGAGAGACGGCAGGCTCCTCGAACGTCGGCGCGAAATGATCGTCCGCCGGCGTGACGGCAAGGAATTCACGGCCGAGCTGAGCGTCACTGCGCTGAACCGTCGCGAAGGACTGCTGTTCAACGTCTTCTACCGCGACCTCACCGACAAGATCGCGGCCGACGAGCGCATCCGCCACGCCGAGAAGATGGAGGCGGTCGGCCAGCTCACCGGGGGCGTGGCGCATGACTTCAACAACATCCTCACCGTCATCACCGGGACGATCGAGATCCTGGCGGATGCGGTCGAGAAGGAGCCGCAGCTCGCCGCCATCACCAGGATGATCGACGAGGCAGCAGCCCGCGGCGCCGAGCTCACCCAGCACCTGCTCGCCTTTGCGCGCAAGCAGCCGCTGCAACCGCGCGAGATCGACGTCAATTCGTTGATCGTCGACACGGCCAAGCTCTTGCGCCCGACGCTGGGCGAGCAGATCCAGATCGAATCCGTGTTCGAGACGGAAAGCTGCGTAGCGATCGTCGATCCCAACCAGCTCACCACCGCCCTTCTCAACCTGGCGCTCAACGCCCGTGACGCCATGCCGAACGGCGGCAAGCTGATCCTGGAGACGGGAGCGGCCTATCTCGACGAGGCCTACGCCAACATCAACGACATCCGCCCCGGCCACTACGTGCTGATCGCGGTCAGCGACACCGGCGCCGGGATTCCGGCGAAGCTCCTGGACCGGGTCTTCGATCCCTTCTTCACCTCGAAGGGACCCGGCAAGGGCACCGGGCTCGGCCTTTCCATGGTCTATGGCTTCATCAAGCAGTCCGCCGGCCATGTCAGGATCTACAGCGAGGAAGGACACGGGACCACGATCAAGATGTACCTGCCGCCTGGCATGACGGCGACTGCAAGCGGCGAGGGTGTGACGCCGGCTGCGATCGAGGGCGGGGACGAGACGATTTTGGTGGTCGAGGACGATCGCCTGGTGCGCGACTATGTGCTGGCGCAGCTGCATTCGCTGGGCTACGCGACGTTGGAGGCGGCCAATGCGGCTGAAGCGCTGGCGATCGTTGCGGCCGGAAAGCCGTTCGACCTCCTGTTCACCGACGTGATCATGCCGGGCAAGATGAACGGCCGGCAGCTTGCCGACGAGATCCTGAAGACCAGGCCCGATCTCAAGGTGGTCTACACATCAGGCTATACCGAGAACGCGATCATCCATCACGGACGATTGGATTCCGGCGTTCGCCTCCTGGCAAAGCCCTACCGCAAGTCGGACCTCGCGCGGATCCTGCGCAAGGCGCTCGAGGGCTGA
- a CDS encoding GntR family transcriptional regulator, whose translation MEVSHTGPRAASRPGRRLDRARQAAPQVFERLRNAILALELPPGSPLSRADLAAQFGVSSTPIRDALMRLEEEGLVDVFPQHATVVSRVDVGRAQQAHFLRQALELEIVRLLAESHDEALIIRLDQAIALQQQFARAGDFESFIAGDNEFHAQLYAAAGKQELWTLVRSRSGHIDRLRRLHLPSPGKAQNIVRHHRLITRAIEAGDADAAQQHLRTHLSGTLSELDRIRTRHPEYLSD comes from the coding sequence ATGGAAGTGTCCCATACCGGGCCCCGCGCGGCGTCCCGCCCCGGCAGGCGGCTCGACCGCGCCCGGCAGGCCGCGCCACAGGTGTTCGAGCGGCTGCGCAACGCCATTCTCGCGCTGGAGCTGCCGCCGGGCTCGCCGCTGTCGCGCGCCGATCTTGCCGCGCAATTCGGCGTCAGCTCGACGCCGATCCGCGACGCCTTGATGCGATTGGAGGAAGAAGGGCTCGTCGACGTCTTTCCGCAGCATGCGACGGTGGTCAGCCGGGTCGATGTCGGCCGCGCCCAGCAGGCGCATTTCCTGCGCCAGGCGCTGGAGCTCGAAATCGTGCGACTGCTTGCGGAAAGCCACGACGAAGCCCTGATCATCCGCCTGGACCAGGCGATCGCACTCCAGCAGCAATTCGCCAGGGCCGGAGACTTCGAGAGCTTCATCGCCGGCGACAATGAATTCCACGCCCAGCTCTACGCGGCCGCCGGCAAGCAGGAGCTCTGGACGCTGGTGCGCAGCCGCAGCGGACATATCGACCGTTTGCGGCGGTTACACCTGCCCTCGCCGGGCAAGGCCCAGAACATCGTGCGACACCACAGACTGATCACCCGCGCGATCGAAGCCGGCGACGCCGATGCCGCGCAGCAGCACTTGCGCACGCATCTGTCGGGCACGCTCAGCGAGCTCGACAGGATCCGGACGCGCCATCCGGAGTATCTCAGCGACTAG
- a CDS encoding ABC transporter substrate-binding protein, which yields MIKQVQHGLAAVATIVALALSAPPAEAQQKSEIALSRQPGIFYMPSHIMEKLKLIEKHAASLGVSGVTTKWITFSGGGAQTDALLAGGVDILNTGTGNLLLLWDRTRGGVKGIVATSAQPMTLISRDPNIKSIKDFGPTDKIAVPTVKVSTQAIVLQIAAAEAFGADQWSKLDANTVQLGHPDAYAALANPKHEVHSHFSIPPFSFLELKNVSGAHVVLNSPDVMGGPLSQAQFFTTTKFADANPKIIQAVRDATKEAQDLIRSDTRQAVEIYKEITGDKTSVEELLDLLKEPGMMEWNLEPQGTMKFAAHLFKTGTLKMQPKAWTDYYLPVAHDLKGS from the coding sequence ATGATCAAGCAGGTCCAGCACGGCCTCGCCGCCGTCGCCACGATCGTCGCCCTGGCGCTGTCGGCGCCCCCGGCAGAAGCGCAGCAGAAATCCGAGATCGCGCTGTCGCGGCAGCCCGGCATCTTCTACATGCCGAGCCACATTATGGAGAAGCTGAAGCTGATCGAGAAGCACGCGGCTTCGCTCGGTGTATCCGGCGTTACCACAAAATGGATCACCTTCTCCGGCGGCGGCGCGCAGACCGACGCGCTGCTCGCGGGCGGCGTCGACATCCTCAACACCGGCACCGGCAATCTCCTGCTGCTGTGGGATCGCACCCGCGGCGGCGTGAAGGGCATCGTCGCAACGTCGGCGCAGCCGATGACGCTGATCAGCCGCGACCCCAACATCAAGTCGATCAAGGACTTTGGCCCGACCGACAAGATCGCGGTGCCGACGGTGAAGGTCTCGACCCAGGCCATCGTGCTGCAGATCGCAGCCGCCGAAGCCTTCGGTGCCGATCAGTGGTCGAAGCTGGACGCCAACACGGTGCAGCTCGGCCATCCCGATGCCTATGCCGCGCTCGCCAATCCCAAGCACGAGGTGCACAGCCATTTTTCGATTCCGCCGTTCAGCTTCCTGGAGCTGAAGAACGTGTCGGGCGCGCATGTGGTGCTGAATTCACCCGACGTGATGGGCGGGCCGTTGAGCCAGGCGCAGTTCTTCACCACGACCAAATTCGCCGACGCCAATCCAAAGATCATCCAGGCCGTGCGCGACGCGACCAAGGAAGCGCAGGATCTGATCCGCAGCGATACCAGGCAGGCGGTCGAGATCTACAAGGAGATCACCGGCGACAAGACCTCGGTCGAGGAGCTGCTGGATCTGCTCAAGGAGCCCGGCATGATGGAGTGGAATCTCGAGCCGCAGGGCACGATGAAGTTCGCCGCGCACCTGTTCAAGACCGGCACGCTGAAGATGCAGCCCAAGGCATGGACGGACTATTATCTCCCCGTCGCGCACGACCTGAAGGGCAGCTGA
- a CDS encoding ABC transporter ATP-binding protein produces MALLDVSGVTLRYKTSSAVVTATEKVSFTVDKSDRFVLLGPSGCGKSTLLKAVGGYMVPSEGRMTIQGRNIVGPGADRMMIFQEFDQLLPWKSVLANVMFPLLTARRLPRKEAEARARAYIEKVGLTRVVDAYPHTLSGGMKQRVAIARGMAMEPDILLMDEPFAALDALTRRTCQDELLQLWSETKFTVLFVTHSIAEAIRIGNRILLLSPHPGRVKAEVVDVDKVSNDDGSAGRLEKEIHDLLFSSAVTAH; encoded by the coding sequence ATGGCGCTGCTCGATGTCAGCGGGGTGACGCTGCGCTACAAGACCTCGAGCGCCGTCGTGACGGCCACCGAAAAGGTCTCCTTCACCGTCGACAAGTCCGACCGCTTCGTGCTGCTCGGACCGTCCGGCTGCGGCAAGTCGACCCTGCTCAAGGCGGTCGGCGGCTACATGGTGCCGAGCGAGGGGCGGATGACGATCCAGGGACGCAATATCGTCGGTCCCGGCGCCGACCGCATGATGATCTTCCAGGAGTTCGACCAGCTCCTGCCCTGGAAGAGCGTGCTCGCCAACGTGATGTTTCCGCTCCTGACCGCGCGGCGGCTGCCGCGCAAGGAGGCCGAGGCGCGTGCGCGGGCCTATATCGAGAAGGTCGGCCTCACCCGCGTGGTCGATGCCTACCCGCACACGCTGTCGGGCGGCATGAAGCAGCGCGTCGCCATCGCCCGCGGCATGGCGATGGAGCCGGACATTCTCCTGATGGACGAGCCGTTCGCCGCGCTCGATGCGTTGACGCGGCGAACCTGCCAGGACGAATTGCTCCAGCTCTGGAGCGAGACCAAGTTCACCGTGCTGTTCGTGACCCATTCGATCGCGGAGGCGATCCGGATCGGCAACCGCATCCTGCTGCTGTCGCCGCATCCCGGGCGCGTCAAGGCGGAGGTGGTCGATGTCGACAAGGTCAGCAATGACGACGGCAGTGCCGGACGGCTGGAGAAGGAGATTCATGATCTCCTGTTCTCATCCGCCGTAACGGCGCATTGA
- a CDS encoding ABC transporter permease: protein MGEARILLRAAPAADAVSAGEVERKLSVAELLWNDGFVRKAVIILFLAAVWEAYGVYLDNPLLFPTLHDTFVTLIERVKDGTIPMRAWTSLKVLFMGYSAGIALAAIFTVLAISTRIGTDFLETVTAMFNPLPAIALLPLALIWFGLGNGSLVFVLIHSVLWPVALNTHSGFKSVSNTLRMVGRNYGLRGLPYVARILIPAAFGSILTGLKIGWAFAWRTLIAAELVFGVSSGQGGLGWFIFENRNLLDIPAVFAGLLTVIIIGLFVENLIFRAIERNTVQKWGTQS from the coding sequence ATGGGCGAAGCGAGAATCTTGCTGCGAGCCGCGCCGGCTGCGGACGCCGTCAGCGCCGGGGAGGTCGAACGCAAGCTGAGCGTGGCCGAGCTCTTGTGGAACGACGGTTTTGTCCGCAAGGCCGTCATCATCCTGTTTCTTGCGGCTGTCTGGGAGGCCTACGGCGTCTACCTCGACAATCCCCTGCTGTTCCCGACGCTGCACGATACCTTCGTCACGCTGATCGAGCGCGTCAAGGACGGCACCATTCCGATGCGCGCCTGGACTTCGCTGAAGGTGCTGTTCATGGGCTATTCGGCGGGCATCGCGCTCGCTGCCATCTTCACGGTGCTCGCGATCTCGACCCGCATCGGCACCGATTTCCTGGAGACGGTGACAGCGATGTTCAACCCGCTGCCGGCGATCGCGTTGTTGCCGCTGGCGCTGATCTGGTTCGGGCTCGGCAATGGCAGCCTCGTCTTCGTGCTGATCCATTCGGTGCTGTGGCCGGTCGCGCTCAACACCCATTCCGGCTTCAAGAGCGTGTCCAACACGCTGCGCATGGTCGGGCGCAACTACGGCCTGCGCGGATTGCCTTATGTCGCAAGGATCCTGATCCCGGCCGCTTTCGGCTCGATCCTCACGGGCCTCAAGATCGGCTGGGCTTTCGCCTGGCGCACGCTGATCGCGGCCGAGCTGGTGTTCGGCGTGTCCTCGGGGCAGGGCGGGCTCGGCTGGTTCATCTTCGAGAATCGCAACCTGCTCGACATTCCCGCGGTCTTCGCAGGACTGTTGACCGTCATTATCATCGGGCTCTTTGTCGAGAACCTGATCTTCCGCGCCATCGAGCGGAATACCGTCCAGAAATGGGGTACCCAATCATGA